Proteins co-encoded in one Aspergillus flavus chromosome 2, complete sequence genomic window:
- a CDS encoding putative aromatic-amino-acid aminotransferase (unnamed protein product), whose translation MLLKIKKHLSMATQPATTETEASASFFEAASYIPPDAIFALTAEYNADTFAQKVNLGQGTYRDENGQPWVLPSVQKARGTLLSKGLNHEYLPILGLQTFRNEATKLALGSEIYDKKQSQLAICQSLSGTGALHLAGLLLRSVRSPLPKVYIPSPTWSNHGQVFSSLGFQCETFQYYDAEKRDIDIEAYYSALRAAEPNSVVIIHACAHNPTGCDPSKEQWKQIGLIMKERKLFPLFDAAYLGFNSGNVDDDAFAMRYFINELQMEAGGCLSFAKNMGLYGERVGCLFFAAGTEKAATNTQSVLEMLQRSEVSNPPAYGAKIASAILGDETLKEMWYADLITMSGRIRSMRQALYDGLIKFAPGTWDHLIRQSGMFGFLGLSPAVVQKLKDKYHIYMASNSRVSIAGLNPSNVEYVARSIAECLNES comes from the exons ATGTTACTTAAAATCAAAAAGCACTTGAGTATGGCGACCCAGCCCGCCACAACAGAAACCGAGGCTTCTGCCTCATTTTTCGAGGCCGCATCATATATCCCACCTGATGCGATCTTCGCTCTTACGGCAGAGTACAATGCTGATACCTTTGCCCAGAAGGTCAACCTGGGCCAGGGAACCTACCGCGACGAGAATGGACAGCCATGGGTTTTGCCTTCTGTTCAAAAGGCTCGCGGGACTCTTCTTTCCAAAGGGTTAAACCACGAATACCTGCCAATTCTTGGTCTCCAGACCTTCCGCAATGAAGCCACAAAACTGGCCTTAGGATCGGAAATATATGACAAGAAACAGTCTCAG CTTGCCATTTGCCAAAGTTTGTCAGGAACGGGTGCTCTACATCTGGCAGGATTGCTTCTTAGAAGCGTTCGCAGCCCGCTGCCAAAAGTGTacattccttctccaaccTGGTCAAACCATGGTCAAGTTTTCTCGTCACTGGGATTTCAGTGTGAAACATTCCAGTATTATGATGCAGAGAAGAGAGATATTGATATAGAAGCGTATTACTCTGCCCTAAGAGCCGCGGAGCCAAACTCCGTTGTTATTATTCACGCTTGTGCTCATAACCCTACGGGTTGCGATCCCAGCAAAGAGCAATGGAAACAAATTGGATTGataatgaaagaaagaaagttgTTCCCGCTATTTGATGCCGCATACCTGGGTTTCAATTCGGGAaatgtcgatgatgatgcattTGCTATGCGTTATTTCATAAACGAACTACAAATGGAAGCCGGTGGCTGTCTTTCCTTCGCGAAGAATATGGGACTCTACG GTGAGCGTGTGGGCTGTCTTTTCTTCGCAGCCGGCACAGAAAAGGCCGCGACAAACACACAGTCAGTTCTTGAAATGCTCCAACGCTCCGAAGTGTCAAATCCTCCAGCCTATGGAGCGAAGATAGCAAGTGCTATTTTGGGCGATGAAACATTAAAAGAGATGTGGTATGCGGACTTGATCACGATGAGCGGACGCATACGTTCCATGAGACAAGCGTTATATGATGGACTGATTAAATTTG CCCCCGGCACATGGGACCATCTAATTCGCCAGTCTGGAATGTTTGGATTCCTTGGACTTTCTCCTGCTGTCGTCCAGAAGCTCAAGG ACAAGTATCATATTTATATGGCGAGCAACTCTCGGGTTTCCATTGCTGGACTTAACCCGTCGAATGTTGAATATGTGGCACGCTCGATTGCTGAATGTCTAAATGAATCCTAG
- a CDS encoding putative tartrate dehydrogenase (tartrate dehydrogenase/decarboxylase ttuC) has product MLSFIHVMKIKDTNIIYSRCRVSDLTSSARSLESRILYKMASQKPTYRIASIPGDGIGIEVVDAAIQVVEKLAKTLGTFNIDFTHIPWGTAYYKEHGRYVSEDCLDTLRKFDAGLFGAVGAPDVPDHISLWGLLLALRGPLQLYANVRPVRTFPGTKCPLNTATEGIDWMLVRENSEGEYSGQGGRSHVGQPWEAATEVAMFTRVGIERIMRFAFEVAQSRPRKLLTVVTKSNSMRNGMVLWDQVAAEVAKDFPDVTWDKMLVDAMTVRMVAKPQSIDTIVGTNLHMDILSDLAAALAGSIGVAPSSNLDPTRKNPSIFEPVHGSAFDITGKGVANPVATFWSAAEMLSWLGEKEAAKQLMDCVEKVCAAGILTPDLGGTSNTQGVVDAVKKEIERLV; this is encoded by the exons ATGCTTAGCTTCATCCACGTCATGAAGATTAAGGACACAAACATTATTTATAGTAGATGCAGGGTCTCTGATCTGACAAGTTCTGCTAGATCTCTAGAATCACGCATATTATACAAAATGGCCTCTCAGAAACCTACCTACCGCATCGCATCCATTCCGGGAGACGGGATAGGCATCGAAGTCGTCGACGCTGCCATCCAGGTAGTAGAAAAGCTCGCCAAGACCCTTGGAACATTCAATATCGATTTCACTCACATACCATGGGGAACTGCGTACTACAAGGAACACGGTCGATATGTGTCCGAAGATTGTTTAGACACGCTGCGCAAGTTCGACGCCGGGCTGTTTGGTGCCGTGGGTGCCCCAG ATGTTCCGGACCACATCTCCCTCTGGGGTCTCTTATTAGCACTTCGCGGGCCGCTGCAGCTATATGCTAACGTCCGTCCCGTGCGCACATTCCCGGGCACCAAATGCCCTCTCAACACCGCGACAGAGGGTATTGACTGGATGCTTGTGCGCGAAAACTCCGAAGGAGAGTACTCCGGCCAGGGCGGACGCAGTCACGTCGGTCAGCCGTGGGAAGCTGCGACAGAGGTGGCTATGTTTACCCGCGTCGGGATCGAGAGGATTATGCGCTTTGCCTTTGAAGTCGCTCAATCCAGACCCCGTAAGCTACTGACTGTGGTTACGAAGAGTAACTCCATGCGAAACGGCATGGTACTCTGGGACCAGGTTGCGGCGGAAGTTGCTAAGGATTTCCCCGATGTTACGTGGGACAAAATGCTGGTGGATGCAATGACGGTCCGCATGGTAGCAAAGCCCCAATCTATCGATACCATCGTGGGAACAAATCTACACATGGATATCCTATCCGACTTGGCGGCTGCGTTGGCAGGTTCTATCGGTGTGGCTCCTTCCAGTAACCTGGATCCGACCCGGAAGAATCCCTCAATCTTCGAACCAGTACATGGCAGTGCATTTGATATCACCGGAAAGGGTGTTGCCAACCCCGTAGCTACTTTCTGGTCCGCTGCGGAGATGCTGTCATGGTTGGGTGAAAAGGAGGCGGCGAAGCAGCTCATGGATTGCGTAGAAAAGGTCTGCGCCGCTGGTATCTTAACGCCGGATCTCGGAGGCACGTCGAATACGCAAGGAGTGGTAGATgctgtgaagaaggagatcgagCGTCTGGTATAA
- a CDS encoding putative fungal-specific transcription factor, whose protein sequence is MESTDLTSGPSEIGSLTAQSNEESQFVGSSSGVYFINTVRQAFSRNLDTLDASSGQEFPHPEDTLVGSDGSHYDKRSAPSSVKASPMPGGDQPFCQWEYDPAMAAILGQAPPLDTARELMMVYFKVWHPLFPFLHGPTFLQAMELLYSDHRKSHSIPPSPDHRNTCWTVIFQCVFNLASHLRPDLRLPSESRIESSSNMQSLLSTLTFRNDLSSLQALLASQLYLVTKMSLRTASTVGGCMLRSMMHAGLHRCPFRYRELSSHDRQLRKRIFWCAYAIDRYLSQALGLPLGIQDSDIDVCAPGADEIHFPGSHRAHGLRMGLSTCNLNDRASSVPESSADAIQLPAEQSASHESHQNTPSDSEPLQNKREITFASYVESGTLTGRALELFHKSILVRSIRRSSVLFLITDVHKWWNSLSIDLQTLNPPVDQDTMADKPFNFGPFFTVLYQHLVLLINRPSLSLSPSTPEFCSGLQTCIGAAREILTALKAQIDAKQALFWPGFLSAAWMSGLVLAFACQLRQYVLSKGLREISKCLDFLHLMSPQWETAKNCHRALTLLSRNIQHSSTVPTLHRPSEPPLSRTRPEDDNDFDTRKKRRLNSHPVTRTSRLGSSSFEMTLDGTVHPSDNDEDTNDPGLGVQNMSYSNDIQVSNNPSELVQGGTRLLLSPDTIQSPEDRLFFSEGGSHSMMDFDLNMVDLLQGANFDNLFDMFGQQYPSF, encoded by the exons ATGGAGTCTACGGATCTCACGTCTGGCCCGTCAGAAATCGGGTCCTTGACGGCACAATCTAACGAAGAGAGCCAATTTGTCGGGAGTTCCAGCGGGgtttactttattaatacGGTCCGACAGGCCTTTTCAAGAAACTTGGATACGTTAGATGCATCCTCCGGGCAAGAATTTCCGCATCCAGAGGACACCCTCGTTGGCAGTGATGGCTCGCACTATGACAAGCGCTCTGCCCCATCCTCCGTCAAAGCATCACCGATGCCGGGAGGCGATCAACCCTTTTGCCAATGGGAATATGACCCAGCAATGGCGGCTATACTGGGCCAAGCGCCGCCGCTGGACACCGCACGCGAACTCATGATGGTATATTTCAAAGTTTGGCACCCACTGTTTCCCTTTCTGCATGGGCCAACCTTCCTGCAAGCAATGGAACTGCTCTATTCCGATCACCGCAAAAGTCATTCTATTCCACCATCACCAGACCACCGAAATACATGCTGGACGGTGATCTTTCAGTGCGTGTTCAATTTAGCTAGCCATTTGAGGCCTGATCTGCGCCTTCCGTCAGAGTCTCGCATTGAGTCCTCGAGCAATATGCAGTCCTTGCTCAGTACTCTTACTTTCAGAAACGATCTCTCATCTTTACAGGCACTACTAGCATCCCAGTTATATTTGGTAACCAAAATGTCGCTTCGAACAGCATCGACGGTAGGCGGTTGCATGCTACGATCGATGATGCATGCAGGTCTCCATCGCTGTCCATTCCGATATAGGGAGCTCTCATCGCATGATCGGCAGTTACGCAAGAGGATCTTCTGGTGTGCATACGCTATTGACCGGTATCTAAGCCAGGCTCTTGGCCTTCCTCTTGGCATACAAGATTCTGATATCGACGTCTGCGCCCCAGGGGCCGACGAAATCCATTTCCCTGGATCACATAGAGCACACGGCCTCAGAATGGGGTTGTCTACTTGCAACCTCAATGATAGAGCATCTTCTGTACCAGAGAGCAGTGCCGATGCAATACAGCTACCGGCTGAGCAATCTGCTAGCCATGAATCCCATCAAAATACGCCCAGTGACTCCGAGCCACtccaaaacaaaagagaaatcaCTTTCGCAAGTTACGTTGAATCCGGCACACTCACTGGTAGAGCTCTAGAACTCTTCCACAAATCCATCCTCGTCCGCTCCATCCGCCGCAGCTCAGTCCTCTTCCTGATCACTGACGTCCACAAATGGTGGAACAGTCTCTCAATTGATCTCCAAACCTTAAATCCCCCAGTCGACCAAGACACCATGGCCGATAAGCCCTTCAACTTCGGACCCTTCTTCACCGTCCTATACCAACACCTCGTTCTCCTCATCAACCGACCATCTCTATCCCTAAGCCCCTCCACGCCCGAATTTTGCTCCGGCCTACAAACCTGTATCGGAGCCGCACGGGAAATCCTCACCGCACTCAAAGCCCAAATAGATGCAAAGCAAGCATTATTCTGGCCCGGATTTTTATCCGCCGCGTGGATGTCAGGTCTTGTTCTCGCCTTCGCCTGTCAACTTCGACAATACGTCTTATCCAAAGGATTACG AGAAATCTCCAAATGCCTCGacttcctccacctcatGTCCCCACAATGGGAAACCGCCAAAAACTGCCACCGAGCATTAACCCTCCTATCTCGAAACATTCAACACTCAAGCACGGTCCCAACCTTACACAGACCCTCCGAACCCCCTCTGTCAAGAACCAGACCGGAGGACGATAACGACTTCGACACGCGCAAGAAACGCCGCCTAAATTCCCATCCCGTCACGAGGACTTCTCGACTAGGGTCTTCGAGCTTCGAGATGACCCTTGATGGAACGGTGCATCCTAGTGATAATGACGAGGATACTAATGACCCGGGTTTGGGTGTCCAGAATATGTCGTACTCTAATGACATCCAAGTGTCGAATAATCCGTCAGAACTGGTACAGGGTGGGACTAGGTTGCTATTGTCTCCTGATACCATTCAGAGTCCCGAGGAccggcttttcttttcggaGGGTGGTTCGCACAGTATGATGGATTTTGATTTAAATATGGTTGATTTGTTGCAGGGGGCGAACTTTGATAATTTGTTTGACATGTTTGGGCAGCAGTATCCGAGTTTCTGA
- a CDS encoding Polyadenylate-binding protein, cytoplasmic and nuclear (Poly(A)-binding protein): MSADASTTPAADSNVTSTPETSTTPAAPAPEVTAVESTTAPNASQPHSASLYVGELDPSVTEAMLYELFSSIGQVASIRVCRDAVTRRSLGYAYVNYNNTADGERALEDLNYTLIKGKPCRIMWSQRDPALRKTGQGNVFIKNLDSAIDNKALHDTFAAFGNILSCKVAQDEFGNSKGYGFVHYETAEAANNAIKHVNGMLLNDKKVFVGHHISKKDRQSKFEEMKANFTNVYIKNIDQDVTEEEFRELFEKFGEITSATLSRDQEGKSRGFGFVNFSTHESAQAAVDEMNEKEIRTQKLYVGRAQKKHEREEELRKQYEAARLEKASKYQGVNLYVKNLTDDVDDEKLRELFGPYGTITSAKVMRDTNIERTQTPESDKEKENKEATKENEKESSEAEKAEKTEEKPADSGDEKKEDKESKKADKKGLGKSKGFGFVCFSSPDEASKAVTEMNQRMVNGKPLYVALAQRKDVRRSQLEASIQARNTIRQQQAAAAAGMPQPYMQPAVFYGPGQQGFIPGQRGGIAFPPQPGMVMAGIPGGRPGQYPGPFPGQQGGRGMGPNQQLPPNFQGIPMGAMQGPVPNGMGYPQGMAQVQFGRGAGGRGQVPGMPNMGQGMRGPGYGQGRGGVPVQQGQMRPGQGGRGQNAAQAPAGRPEEAVAGGLTAQALSAAPPPQQKQMLGEALYPKIQAQQPELAGKITGMLLEMENTELLSLLEDEEALRAKVDEALNVYDEYMKNKGGESEATGEAAKPKEAAKETSTEENKS; the protein is encoded by the exons ATGTCTGCCGACGCCTCTACCACCCCCGCTGCTGACAGCAATGTCACCAGCACCCCCGAGACCAGCACCACtcctgctgctcctgctcccgAGGTCACTGCTGTTGAGAGCACCACTGCTCCCAATGCTTCCCAGCCCCACTCTGCCTCTCTCTATGTCGGTGAACTCGACCCCTCTGTGACTGAGGCCATGCTCTATGagcttttctcttccatcgGCCAGGTTGCTTCCATCCGTGTCTGCCGTGATGCTGTTACCAGACGCTCTCTGGGATATGCTTATGTCAACTACAACAACACCGCCGACGGTGAGCGTGCTCTCGAAGATCTGAACTACACCCTGATCAAGGGCAAGCCCTGCCGTATCATGTGGTCTCAGCGTGACCCCGCTCTGCGTAAGACTGGCCAGGGCAACGTGTTCATCAAGAACCTGGATAGCGCCATCGACAACAAGGCTCTTCACGATACCTTTGCTGCCTTCGGTAACATCCTCAGCTGCAAGGTCGCCCAGGATGAGTTCGGCAACTCTAAGGGATACGGTTTCGTCCACTACGAGACTGCTGAGGCTGCTAACAACGCCATCAAGCACGTCAACGGCATGTTGCTGAACGACAAGAAGGTCTTCGTTGGCCACCACATCTCGAAGAAGGACCGCCAGAGCAAGTTCGAGGAGATGAAGGCCAACTTCACCAACGTCTACATTAAGAACATTGACCAGGATGTCACCGAGGAGGAGTTCCGTGAGCTCTTCGAAAAATTCGGTGAGATCACCTCCGCCACCCTCAGCCGTGACCAGGAGGGCAAGAGCCGTGGTTTCGGTTTCGTCAACTTCTCTACCCACGAGAGCGCGCAGGCCGCCGTTGACGAGATgaatgagaaggagatccgTACCCAGAAGCTCTATGTCGGCCGTGCTCAGAAGAAGCACGAGCGTGAGGAGGAGCTGCGCAAGCAGTACGAGGCTGCCCGCTTGGAGAAGGCCTCCAAGTACCAGGGTGTGAACCTTTACGTGAAGAACCTCACCGACGAcgttgatgatgagaagCTGCGCGAGCTCTTCGGACCTTATGGCACCATCACCTCTGCCAAGGTCATGCGCGACACCAACATTGAGCGTACTCAGACTCCAGAGtccgacaaggagaaggagaacaaggaagcCACCAAGGAGAACGAGAAGGAATCCTCAGAGGctgagaaggccgagaagacCGAGGAAAAGCCCGCTGACTCTGGcgatgagaaaaaggaggacaaggagtcgaagaaggccgatAAGAAGGGTCTCGGAAAGAGCAAGGGCTTTGGTTTCGTCTGCTTCAGCAGCCCCGATGAAGCCTCCAAGGCTGTCACTGAGATGAACCAGAGAATGGTCAACGGCAAGCCTCTTTATGTTGCCCTTGCTCAGCGCAAGGACGTCCGCAGAAGCCAGCTGGAGGCCAGCATTCAGGCTCGCAACACTATCAGACAGCAGCaggctgccgctgccgctgGCATGCCCCAGCCC TACATGCAGCCCGCCGTTTTCTACGGACCTGGCCAGCAGGGCTTCATTCCCGGCCAGCGCGGTGGCATTGCCTTCCCTCCTCAACCCGGTATGGTGATGGCTGGTATCCCAGGTGGACGCCCCGGTCAGTACCCTGGTCCTTTCCCTGGTCAGCAGGGTGGTCGTGGCATGGGCCCCAACCAGCAGCTTCCTCCTAACTTCCAGGGCATCCCCATGGGCGCCATGCAGGGCCCTGTTCCTAACGGCATGGGCTACCCTCAGGGCATGGCTCAGGTGCAGTTCGGACGCGGTGCTGGTGGCCGTGGTCAGGTTCCCGGAATGCCCAACATGGGTCAGGGTATGCGTGGCCCTGGCTATGGACAAGGCCGCGGTGGTGTGCCCGTCCAGCAAGGCCAGATGCGTCCTGGTCAAGGTGGCCGTGGACAGAACGCCGCTCAGGCCCCTGCCGGACGTCCCGAGGAGGCCGTTGCCGGTGGTCTCACCGCCCAGGCTCTCTCAGCCGCCCCCCCTCCTCAGCAGAAGCAAATGCTGGGTGAGGCCCTCTACCCCAAGATCCAAGCTCAGCAACCTGAGTTGGCAGGCAAGATCACTGGTATGCTTCTAGAGATGGAGAACACCGAATTACTTAGCTT gcttgaggatgaggaggcccTGCGCGCCAAGGTCGACGAGGCCCTGAACGTTTATGATGAGTACATGAAGAACAAGGGAGGCGAGAGCGAGGCGACCGGAGAGGCTGCCAAGCCCAAGGAGGCTGCCAAGGAGACCTCTACCGAAGAGAACAAGTCGTAA
- a CDS encoding imidazolonepropionase, giving the protein MGSSNLIPKPWVPRDRPPDITLININVIDVEAGHVIPNCSVHVQNGVIARIMPASSLSRSSEAPFPTGPRTKTKFINMRNQYLCPGLIDCHVHLTATPGDTSLKDMFAASPNTIAYRTTYVARNMLLRGFTTARDTGGADAALRDAIAEGLLSGPRLFIAGKALSQTGGHGDLRAPYQGDEHKCCGGHSPALARICNGVPACLEAVRDELRQGANFIKIMCGGGVATPTDALDMLQFTAEEIQAITTTAAYSKTYVTAHAYNAEAIRHAVDNGVRGIEHGNFIDPETARYCKEKGVVFTPTLITYQGMTEPPFDNFLDEFSQAKNLEVLASGLQALEILRDAGITMCYGSDLLAGLHTLQNREFSIRSAVLSPLEILQSATINAATLVGMEGKLGCIKEGAIADFLILNANPLEDITILDHVDKSLMAIAKEGRIVSSKIADLSVDPLYDPYRIRSN; this is encoded by the coding sequence ATGGGTAGCTCGAATCTCATTCCTAAGCCATGGGTACCACGCGATCGACCCCCGGACATTACcctcatcaacatcaacGTAATCGATGTGGAGGCTGGCCATGTTATCCCCAATTGTAGTGTTCATGTGCAAAATGGAGTTATCGCACGCATTATGCCAGCGTCATCTCTATCTAGAAGCTCAGAGGCGCCGTTTCCTACCGGACCAAGGACAAAAACCAAATTCATCAACATGCGAAACCAATATCTGTGTCCTGGATTAATTGACTGCCATGTCCACCTCACAGCCACCCCCGGAGATACCTCCCTCAAGGACATGTTCGCCGCCAGCCCGAATACAATTGCATACCGCACTACCTATGTCGCCCGGAACATGCTCCTCCGAGGCTTCACCACTGCGCGTGATACAGGCGGCGCTGATGCGGCATTACGCGATGCTATCGCAGAGGGACTGCTATCTGGACCGCGCCTCTTCATCGCGGGCAAGGCCCTCTCTCAAACCGGGGGTCATGGGGACTTACGAGCCCCGTATCAGGGTGACGAGCATAAATGTTGTGGTGGACACTCACCCGCGCTGGCTCGGATCTGTAACGGCGTCCCAGCGTGCTTAGAGGCCGTTCGAGATGAGCTCCGGCAAGGGGCAAACTTCATCAAGATAATGTGTGGAGGGGGAGTCGCAACGCCCACCGATGCGCTAGATATGCTTCAGTTCACGGCCGAAGAAATCCAGGCCATCACAACCACCGCCGCATACTCCAAAACTTACGTTACCGCTCATGCCTATAACGCGGAGGCAATCCGCCACGCGGTCGATAATGGAGTGCGTGGTATTGAACATGGCAATTTCATTGACCCCGAGACTGCCAGATACTGCAAAGAGAAAGGGGTGGTCTTCACCCCGACCCTGATCACCTATCAAGGAATGACGGAACCCCCATTCGATAACTTTCTTGACGAGTTTAGTCAAGCGAAGAACCTCGAGGTTCTGGCCAGTGGCCTTCAGGCTCTGGAAATTCTACGCGATGCTGGCATAACAATGTGCTACGGATCTGATCTTCTTGCAGGCCTCCACACGTTACAAAACCGTGAATTCAGTATTCGATCAGCCGTTCTCAGTCCGCTGGAGATCCTCCAGTCGGCGACTATCAACGCTGCCACATTGGTTGGTATGGAGGGCAAATTGGGCTGTATAAAGGAGGGGGCGATTGCGGATTTCCTGATTCTCAATGCCAACCCGCTGGAAGACATTACAATTTTGGATCATGTGGACAAGTCATTAATGGCGATTGCCAAAGAGGGGCGGATTGTTAGTAGCAAGATAGCGGATTTATCAGTGGACCCTCTTTATGATCCGTATAGGATTCGGTCCAATTGA
- a CDS encoding uncharacterized protein (domain of unknown function-domain containing protein): protein MKASIGDRIRFKDSRVVGKEQVAEIIDVLGPDGAPPYRVRFSDGHETLVFPAPESEVIPKGSD, encoded by the exons ATGAAAGCTTCCATTGGAGACAGGATCAGGTTTAAAGACTCCC GCGTAGTCGGTAAAGAGCAAGTAGCCGAGATTATCGATGTTCTAGGGCCTGATGGAGCTCCCCCATACCGA GTTCGCTTTTCGGATGGTCATGAGACGCTGGTTTTTCCGGCTCCTGAATCTGAAGTGATTCCTAAAGGGAGTGATTAG